TGTTCCTCAGGAATTATCATTAGGACTGAGGACTGCATTCCTATCATGCTTAACCcttagggctgagctacaccaggcgcgtaactgaagcgttccgttcgcgttgcatctgctgcaacaattagcttccattataatcaatggaagtagctacaccagacgtgacagtggggcgtacgttcgaaaaaaatagaccattcatttaaaatggatattacgcgtcgcgaacggaacgcttcagttacgcgcctggtgtagctcataccttaaCGTCTACATGTTCACCTTTTTCCTGTGCaaacctttttaaaaaaaaaacactttctggGCCTTATGACATGCAGTCTTATGACATGCAGGTAAGGCATTATAGATATTAGGTTTAACTTTATCTGTGGCTGCAAGGGGAATGAACTGGCAAACCCACAAGACAACACTTTGCTTTTGTCACTGGTTGGTTCTCTGTTCACACGGGATTACTGTAACATCAGTATAAAATTGCAGACATCCTGAAAGTTTAGGCCATGTGATTCTGATTACTGACACTCTAATTCTGTTTGAATGCAACCTTTGttaaaaagaaaggaaaatgtCTTACGTAAAGGAAAATGTCTTACGTAAAAGAGTTGGTTTGACCAAAAATCATCAGAGCATACTCTGATGAAGACATGTTTTGTCGCAACGCGTAAGCTTTTTAACTATAAAAAGCAGTGTGCCTTTGCAATTTCTTGGTCAAACCAACTCTTCAAAAAGTATTCCCTTGAAACCAAAGAGCACCTGCTTTCGAGAGGCAAATCAGTGACAAAGCACTTCCGACAACCAACCTTTTTTGGTATTTGAAGATATTAAAGGAAAATATGTTGACCTGTACCCTGAATGTTTAATGAATTTGAACCTTGTCTCTCATTGTTGGGAGGGAAGAGAAACAGTACTGCAGAGAATGAGCTATTAAGTGAACAGATTAATGGCAGTTCTGGGAACAATCCCTCACACGCTGACATAGCTCATGTAAGAGAAGAAAGGCTGGAGACTGGAGAGACAATAGGCAGCTCAGTGTACAAAGGCATGCCTGTCTgggctcaaatatcaacaatctACCCATCAGAATTACATGACCTGCCCACAAAAGTGTGACACCGGACATGGCCACGCAGGGCTTTTAAAATGACTGTATTGCTGTCTGGACTGTACCAGCACTactgttaagcagaagagcctgatcagctggagacttcgctcactgccttgcacaacagacagactgaggaagtcattcgtccccagggccattgaactgttcaatgcttcacttaagggaagaggagaaatagacttctctgcatagtctgtctgcctcttcaccacctccatgtcttgaactgtctgtccactagccactttctaccactgtcttctgcctcactgtttgcgtgctatattagcacatctgcataacccctccctccatgccacagccgaactgtggtcacacttatacctttcttaatatagttatatagatatatagactttatttttgcactgtttgacttattcatttgcaccatcaccatgacactcattcacacagagcaccttaccttaccttacgcacagagaatcacaggctcagtccctgcctcagtcattgcaagcgcatcttgattgattaatcacccactatgtgttagaattaatttagattaagtgttatttagtattatttgtattttagtatatttagtatattctttatcttctattgtccttattgcttagttgtgttttttatattatatatgtaaCAAGGTGGACCTTAAGTGTGTTGCAGGTGACCCAAATAAATGGATAGGAACAGAGAGCTTTGGTCAAtaatttttgctttttatttctctttaaCTGCTCCAGGAGGGGGAAAGGAGACTTGGTCAGGGAGAATGTcagaacagaaacaaacaataatAGCTCAATAAACTTGGGGATAACACAAAGACAAGGACCCCTGGGTACAGCTGTGACTGTCTTTTAAGCACTAGTTAGCAAAATACCATATGCCGTCGCTCGACTAGGAGGGAACAAAACTGTGctcacacgcacccacaagTGCCACTACACTGCAATCATCAGGAGTGAGTAATCAATCCCACTAAAGAACACTCATGAAATGGTTTGAAACCCACACTGGCCACTAGGGCATATACTAAGAAGGAGCCTACTGCTATACAGGCATTGGCTATCTAGCAAAATTACAATTGGTCACAGCTAGGAGGGGcaaggagacaagaggagacaaataaaaataataaaactcaAACCagtaaaagggagaaaaatcAGGAGGGGAACATTAACTGAGGCAGCCCTCGAGCGGATGGTTAAGAGGGCTGCTCAAAAACACTGGCCGACTAGGCCAGTGCCGACAGGGTAGGAGAAGGGAaaagcagaaaacaaacaaactggggATGAACAACCAACTAACTCAACCTGACCATAAACCAACCTAGCGCTGCTACTTGGCGTTGGAAGGCACAATAATGGGCTAAGGACAGAGCAGGTCACCACTAGGGAGCATACaatcaaaaaaacacaaactaaaTTTAATCAGGGGAAAACAGTGGTCAGGCTGTCATACGGACAGCCAGCTGTGATCTAtagcaaacaagaaaacaagatTTTACTAATAACATACATCATCTTCAATTATCACATACATGCCACAAGTCATAATTTTACAGTTATCAATACAAAGAACTTTTAATCAGTACAAAATGTATGCACTTAAATcttaaaatataaataacatacaaatacacatttttCTAAACCCATGTAGCAACCCCAATCATTATTGCATGGTTAACTGGCAGTACAAGTAAGCCATTGCTGCCTACCTTGGCCTTGTTTGTGCTATGGGCAAGAGGCCCGAGGGGtcagagtggaggagggagggcgCGTCAGctataaatggaaaaaaaggaaTATTGAGCCAATGTACAGGGCATAGCTAACGTAAAGGCAGGGCCTGGTTACGGCAAGACAGAACAGCTGTAGACGTCATTGCTGCGCTACGAACATTAACACTCAACTATGCTACTTGCTAGGCTCATTAGCATGAATCGCCTACCTTGATGAACATGGGTAGTCTAATAGTCAAATGTCGGGTGAAATAAGGCAGGATTCCAGGGAGCTTTTGTCACACTGCAGTGAGATTGGGCCATACGGAACAGCACAATCAGCCAACATCCTTAAAAACCACCATAAAGCTAAACAGTATGaatcatccccccccccttaccGTCACTAACCAAGCAGCCCaaggtttgtttgttggttagCAAGAGAAACAAACATAGCTAAAGCCCATCGACTACGATACTGCAGTTCAAGATGAATCACAACCGCATACGTTAGCCTAGTATAAAAGTCCACCTACCGATGCCCAGCGTGAAATAAGCACAAGAAAACGCTCCTGTCctccagagtagcctactgccagcgaCGGCAACTTTCATCCTACGAGCCTCACAGAACACCATTATATTTCCAAGGAGTGATGGGCCCATTGGCTCAGTGTCATGTCCACAGGTGGGCACAATTAGTGTGCGCCTAATCAGTAGGCGTGCTCacatatacttttaattactttttctgctattagtgaatgtgtgtgtgtgtgttgtctgtatgctactgagaccttgaatttcccctggggatcaataaagtatctatctatctatcatcttgCTCCATCCATCACTCCCTGGTGTCTTGGACGGATGGTGCCACATGTTTGTGTAGGAGTGTTCTTCAAAATGGACAGTCCACAAATATAATCAAACTGGTCCCATCGGTCAAGCTCAGCTAAATGCTAATGGTCCTCTACCTGTACATTTAGCATGTGCACTCGCTCAGAAACActagtgttcacacacacattcccagagCAGTGAAACActagtgttcacacacacattcccagagCAGTGAAACAttagtgctcacacacacattcccagagCAGTGAAACACTGGTGTTCACAAACACATCAATCAACAACGCTGCTTCTTCTACGCAGAGGTGAGCTGGTGGATTTTGAGCTGAAATATCAAACAATCCGCCATCAAAATCGCGTCCTCTGTCTGTTAGTGAACAGAGTGGGACTTTGGAGATCTTGTatggtggcatgtgtgtgtgtgtgtgtgtgtgggtgggagtgaTGGAGACATTAGGCTGTTAAATGAGTGGGCCATGGAGTAAATGAGAAGGGGGGGTGAGTAACAGTTTCTGTTCAGTCAAGTATACAGTCTACCCCTTTCTGTGCTTTTATGAAGAGCGTGAGagatacactgtgtgtgtgtgtgtgtgtgtgtgtgtgtgtgtgtgtctgcgcgcacgcacgtgtgtgtgtgtgtgtgtttgtttgtgtgtgtttgtatggatgtgtgtgtgtgtttgtatggatgtgtatgtgtgtgcctgtgtgtgtgtgtgtgtttgtgtgcttgagtAAGTAGGCGTGTGcaaatgtgcctgtgtgtcagtCAGTTGCCTCCTGTCTCCTGAACTTTAACCGGAATACATTTTCACTTTTCAATTCAAAGCAAAGTTTATTTAGTCATAGACTTTACACAATTCTGTAAGTAATATGGTCTACAGTAGAAAACAttatcaaaaataaaataaatagaaaaataaatatgttCTCTCACATAAAACAATACATTTTGTATTGTGCATATttgaaatataataatataaataaatataaatagagGCACCATGTATATAGTAAACTTATTTTCAGTAGTAAATGTATCCGCTCTATGCCCTGGGTTTGATTGACCGCCGTCTGAGCTGCCGTCTCCGGCGGAGGGCGAAGGTGGTTTGGTTTTTGGAGGCCTCGCCGAGAGAAGAAACGCGGTTGTAGACCTTCTTCAGCTCAAAAATGGCTTTGCGTTGGACTACCTCATCACTTGTctgtggagaggaggaagaaacaaACATGCCATGTCAATCTTAGGTAGCAGTTTTGGTACATGTCCCcaaaacatctttttttttccccaaaacTCTTTTTCATGAGTTGAGCTGTAATAATGTAACCAGTAAGTATGAGATGAGTATGTCATGAACTAAACCTCTTAGCACAAGAAGAGTGGCCAGACTGTGAGTATGTGTACAGTAACAGCACTTAAAAGTAGTTCACTTGACGCATGCACAGAGGAAAACTCTAGCAGTAACAGTTTTGCAAACTTCTgtttaaatcagctttttcttATTTATGGTCATGTCATATTTGTATGTACTTAATATAACATTTCTACTCAATaaaccttttttctttttcttttagtgAATGCTTCTATGATCATTTTACCCCAGTTGGTATAGATATGGCATAGGTATATTATATCATATACGGCAGTTGTAGGGCAATGACAGATTCAATCCTATCATTACACTATCAGCCATACTGTAGGTCCAGCATGTTCAAAGTAAAATGTAAAGACAACACATGCCATGTCTGCAGACTGGTCAAGTCACTGCTTGCATCGTGCTCTCCAGCATACTTAGATCTGCCCCTTGGTACCAATGTTGATGTAAGTGGGACTACGCCTATGGCGGGAGTGTGGTAGATTGAAAACTGATATGTTTTGTCTCTTACATTGATGGCTTGCAGCTCCTTGAGGTTATTAGTGAGGGCTTCCAACTGTTTCTGTGTTTCATTAAAGTACATTGTCTTCAGTTCCTCCACCTTGCTTCTCAGGTAGTCCACGTCATCCCTTGCCTTATTGGCCTGCATCTTGTCCCGCAGATTGGTGAGAATGTTGTCGTAGACTTTCAGTGTTTCACCTGCCAGAAGCATCTGGATCTGAGTCTGTTTCTgtaaaagagagtgtgtgtgtttatatatccTCAGTATTATAACGTGATGAGTGATacttaatgaatgaatgaatgaatgaatgaatgaatgaatgaatgaatgaatggatggatgaatggatgaatgaatgaaaagctCAGATGAATGGCTTACCTGTAGAGTTTGGTTATCCAGCTGTCTGAACAAAGCACCAGCAGGAAAGGGACCTCTGTTGGCCTGTATTGGAAAAGAGTTTAGCAGTTAAAGTCTGATGGCTCAAAATGTAGATAAGACCAAACCGTACGATCATTTCCTAACCCCTCATGGGGTACATTTGCATCAAACTAGAAGGCACCTCAGTGGCAGTCAGTGCAGTCCCTgtaccagtgttttgatttggaATGATGACGATATCTATCCAAATCCCTTTTCATTGGCTTTGAGAGGAAACCATCTATCTCTCACATGAAACCCACATGAAAGCCAACATATTCAATATGACACCATAAGCTCACTTTCCCTTTTTGGTTCTACTTGGCCTCGTCATCTTTTGAATCTTGCACTGGGATAATACAGGCCTGCTCTTTAGAGCTGACAACCACATGCCATGCATTAGGCTGGTCTGTGCCAGGCTGTGCAACCAGTCCAGTGCAACACCTAGCTCTCAGACAGAGCAGCAAGCctcccccaccacaccacagtCAGTTTCGAGACCAATTATTAACAGCAGACAGAGAGTGGGAGGTGGGTTTGTTCCACGTGTTTACACGTATACACAATTCTGATGAATTAGGCCAGAAGCTATGCTTCCTCTGAAAGACGAAAATAGATGTCTGCACTGCAATGACACACTGTTCAGTTGTCACAGTCACTACACAAGGCTCACTTCTATGAGTGAGTTCACCTACAGACCCCATGGATCAAaggtatgccccccccccaactggTGAATCGAAACATCTCAAACTTCTAAAATCGAGCTCTCTGATTCATGCACGAAGCCATGACATCTTGAGCCCTGTCTCTCATGTACCTCTGTGGGCGCAGTGACCGATGATACTTACAAAGAATTTATCCACGTTCTTCTGTTTTGCTTCCATCTTTTTGGAGAAGTATTCCTTGTTGCCCATAACCTCTCCTGCCATCAAACAGATCACTGCCCAGATCAATGCCTGCTTTAAGTGATGCGCTACGGTCGCCATTGTATCCCGCTGTCTCACTGGTCTTGTTAAACTCCCTAAAGTCTCTGTGCGTTAATGCTTAATCAACGGCTCAGCTCGACCGACCCACCCTGTGCTCTCAAGAGACTCACTTTGACTGACTGATGTCACTGTTTAAGGCTCTATTTATATGtaggggaaacagagagagagagagaagaagcgtGAGATGTGTTAACCAGCGCTGAGAAGTAAGATAGGTGTGAACTCTGTGGGTTCCCCCGTCTGAGCGCAGCGAGTTTCCTTTAAAATGTGCCATGCTGACATTCAGAGGTGCCATTGCTGCACTCAGTTGAATCACCCCACTTCCACCACCTCTAGGAATACCTGGGGAAGCCTCAGGGTGGGGCTGCACAACGTAGTCTGTggtcggagggggggggggggggggggggttctgatgGATGGACGTACTGATTTCTGTACCGcctacatttacacacatttactgtacatgtattcatttagcaattTAGCAGACGCTATCAATCGCTAATCAATATTCAATTCATTAATacgttttattatttattaactCCCACCCACACCACCCGTTGAGGTAGTTTCCCAGCGACAACAGCAGTTTGAGGCCTAGTCACTAAGGTGCCTGATGTTGGCCTGCTGCCAGTGCTGCAAGAGGAAATGGTGGTTATCATCGTTCAGCTTTCTAGTAAAGCTGGGCAACTATATTTTTCTGCGCAATTGAAAGTAACACATCTTTTCTAAGTGAAGTCCTGGGTGACATCATTGCAGATTATTGTGTCATTGGCCTGATCATGCAAAGAAAATCCCAGCCAAGAATTTTCTTTACGATATCTGAAATTGCTACACATTTAACACAGTAAACACATTTAATTTAAATCAAGAAATGTATCTTACCTATTATAGACTCTCATCTTTTCAAGGCCAAGGTCAACTTTAGACCATTTCTTTCCTCTAGAGGGACATGCTGTATATGTGTGGTATGCATTTTTGTATCTGCACTTAAGAGAACAAAGGCATTTATGGCATATCAAATCAGACTAAATAATAACAGTCACACATTGTCATTAAACACAAAATTGAGGTAAAATTACCTTAATAATGACCTTATCTTAGAAACGAGCGACACACCCAAGGCATTTGTATCAACTTGGGTGTGGGTCCCTTTTTGGgagaaatgaaacaaaatgacaCACCTCTTCACTTCGCATGCACAGTGCACACTGCATGATTAGTGGGACAGACTTAATGCAAACCCTCTATCTAACCTGATATAAAATATCACACCTAAAAACTAATCTCTGTATTGGTTGTCTGCACATCTTTTTTAAAATGTCTACCTCCAACACACTTCTAAATTAAAAACATTTGTATGGGTGCGTTCGTACTCTAACACACTCTAGCGCTTTGAAACCATTCAGAGAGTATTGTTGGAATTGTAACGTCCCATATTGTTGGAAGCGCCCCATTCTCAGAGCATCCTGAGTTGACTCTGGGCACTCCAGCTGAAGAGACAGAGCGGCCGAGCATGACGTCAGTCTAACTGAAAACAGTGGCAGAGGGTGTTTTGAGGAAATAGTACAGATACAGTCTTTTTAGGAATCATAGACCAAAACTAGTATTTAAACAAAATTGAATGCATAGTGTCACTTAATGAAACATAAACCCCCATTTCAATCAGTGTGTCAACAGAGTTTATATAAAGTTGGAGTGAGGCCTAAATCACAGTGAGCAATTACTGTACCATACAAGACTCAcaggccagacagacagacagagagagagagagagacgagaatAGAGAACCATCATTTTGAGGTTtcctttcatgtgtgtgtttgctgagaCAGCAGACACTGGCACTGTTGATCACAGGGACTCGCTGTGTGACTGAGTACAGTaggtgtgaggtgtgtgcaCATTCGCCTGCACATACTTGTAATCCATACGTGGCTACGCATATTACCTATGAGGCGGCTGAAAAAGCACTTGCAGCGACTGCTGTCCCTCACCAGCAGGGTGTAGGCGGAGCCCCTGTCTCCATAGGGATGCTCTGGGAGCCCAGCCCCACCTCCAGGTAGCTCAGCTCACACAGATGGTGCCTGGACTGCTTCTGCATCCAATCAGATGGCGGGTCTCTCTAGAAAGACAGGTGAAATACCCAATGACTGGAGTGAAAATAGATGCAGGAAAGAGGGTGCAGATGGCAAAAGATAGGGAAGATAGCTATATACTAAACAATTTGTAGTACAAATTTAAATGTTTCAAAAGCTTCCAGTAACTTCTCAAGTTTGTATTTTAAAGCCATCTTAAATCTTTTCTATTTTGACTCTAATGAAAATGTGAGGTCAACTACAGTAATATGTACCTGTCCCCCTGACTTTTTAAACACAGGATAACTACCCAAAATTTGCCAAAGCAAAACTATTTACAATAGTTATTCATAGTGTTGTATTAGTCAATACTGTAATCAGTTACACCCAATAAAAGTAAACTCTTGTATCCTGTCTATCTCTTATCCTCTTTTATAACGGCACTCATAATCAAACTCATTTATTGCAAACTCATTTATTGATAAATGACTGTAATTTGAGCACATGCTTGATTCACCCAAAGATATTCTCAGTTATGCCTCACTAAATCAAGCACAAACTCAGACAGCCGCTAACTCAAACAGATTCAGTCTTCCTCTGGCTCGAATCCATTCCAGAGGGCAATGTCATCCATCCCAGAACTAGATCGCATCAGGAGCTTGACATCCCAGATAGGCTAACAGGCTCCTTGTGTCCTGACCAGGCTGAACCAGAAGCAGGAGCAGAACTCAGACAGCTGTCAATCAGCAGGCCCAACAACAGATCTATAAAAAGTCAaagcaacacagcacaacacaacagcacaacGATTAACCAGAGCTAGTGCACATTTGCAGATACGCCGGAGCTATACAACTGCAGCACAACATATTTTGTCTGGTTGTAGGATATTAAAATCCTTAAAAGATATTAAAGTTTGGCATCATGTTACAGCTAATGATATGTTACAAAGTATGCTATAGTTTATTTGGTTTATAAATTTACATTTTAGGCTACTGTTTTTTCTTGCCATGTTTTTTCCACTATTTCAGTCTTGTGGCCTTTTTTTTATGAAATTGCAATTGAAAGGAACTTTTTATTGGATTGGTTACAATAGAATACTCTTGAGACAGATAACCCAACCACAACACCTACTTAAAGGCCCCACTTCAAAAACGCTTTGTCGAAATTATCCAACATTTCCACGTGTTACAAAAAGTAACCATGGATCGATTGTCACTTTCTTTCCGAAGTGGGCCATGGTCTACCTGTGATATCATTCAG
The Alosa sapidissima isolate fAloSap1 chromosome 23, fAloSap1.pri, whole genome shotgun sequence genome window above contains:
- the ifng1 gene encoding interferon gamma 1; the encoded protein is MATVAHHLKQALIWAVICLMAGEVMGNKEYFSKKMEAKQKNVDKFFANRGPFPAGALFRQLDNQTLQKQTQIQMLLAGETLKVYDNILTNLRDKMQANKARDDVDYLRSKVEELKTMYFNETQKQLEALTNNLKELQAINTSDEVVQRKAIFELKKVYNRVSSLGEASKNQTTFALRRRRQLRRRSIKPRA